A genomic stretch from Theobroma cacao cultivar B97-61/B2 chromosome 4, Criollo_cocoa_genome_V2, whole genome shotgun sequence includes:
- the LOC18602492 gene encoding eIF-2-alpha kinase GCN2 isoform X3, whose product MMEMIMSFFLKRSLLCVQYFRKTAKLSPGHLCKSVFSSGFCYFCVVSNLLVRCLPGYPYKCPKLQITPEKGLTKSEADNLLSLLNDQANANAREGRVMIFNLVEAAQEFLSEIVPVAQSHESLLYSTTGSSGQLLQKDVAISSNKSCSSRGPFVYGFIDLFSGSGESWNWPMDMDKNRGIVSAVQSHLSDGSKLGYNVREKKLEKNPMSLAMQEKKQVLSPLPVAKLDNLKEESEDDSKSISTADSSNFLMEDLGRNGMKGEKEDIVLEETEDDDGDLESDPWESLSSASLADDRASEAIEKDLMMVHLLRLACASKGPLNDSLPQIITELYNLGMFSEWVRDLAFKSSSTFNKTFDHTFCQHMVSSKVSAFWKPASDLGGESASLPSSRYLNDFEELQSLGHGGFGHVVLCKNKLDGRQYAVKKICLKDKNLPVNDRILREVATLSRLQHQHVVRYYQAWLETGAASSSGDTAWGSGTATSSTFSKGTGLTDVPVQENKLESTYLYIQMEYCPRTLREVFESYNHFDKELAWHLFRQIVEGLAHIHGQGIIHRDLTPNNIFFDARNDIKIGDFGLAKFLRFEQVDQDGGFPIDTPGVSVDGTGQVGTYFYTAPEIEQEWPRIDEKVDMFSLGVVFFELWHPFGTAMERNIVLSDLKLKGELPAAWVADFPEQASLLRCLMSQSPSGRPSATELLQNAFPPRMEYELLDDILRTMQTSEDTSVYDKVVHAIFDEEMLGMKNNHQNAGRLRMVQHDTSSIQFADLDTELRDYVAEISREVFKQHCAKHLEIIPMCLLDDCPQFYRNTVKLLTHGGDMLELCHELRLPFVSWIVANQKFSFKRYEISSVYRRAIGHSPPNRYLQGDFDIIGGASALTEAEALKVTMDILTRFFNSELCDIHLNHGDLLEAIWSWAGINAEHRQKVAELLSMMASLRPQSSEWKLKWVVIRRQLLQELKLAEATVNRLQTVGLRFCGAADQALPRLRGALPADKPTRKALDELSDLFSYLRVWRIEKHVYIDALMPPTESYHRDLFFQIYLGKENHPGSLTEGALLAVGGRYDYLLHQMWDHEYKTNPPGTVGTSLALETIIQHCPVDFKPIRNEATTSVLVCSRGGGGLLIERMELVAELWKENIKAELVPIPDPSLTEQYEYASEHEIKCLVIITDMGVSQTGFVKVRHLDLKKEKEVQRKDLVRFLLNAMGTQFRNPLVWS is encoded by the exons ATGATGGAGATGATAATGAGCTTCTTTCTGAAGAGATCACTGCTCT GTGTGCAATATTTCAGGAAGACTGCAAAGTTGTCTCCGGGTCACCTCTGCAAATCAGTATTCAGCTCAggtttttgctatttttgtgTTGTATCGAACTTGTTAG ttag GTGCTTGCCGGGTTATCCTTACAAGTGCCCAAAGTTGCAGATCACTCCAGAGAAAGGCCTGACAAAAAGCGAGGCTGATAATCTTTTGTCTCTGCTTAATGATCAG GCAAATGCTAATGCACGAGAAGGACGagtaatgatttttaatttggtgGAAGCTGCTCAAGAGTTCCTGTCAGAAATTGTTCCGGTGGCTCAGTCACATGAATCT CTTTTATATTCAACCACAGGAAGCAGTGGCCAGTTGCTCCAGAAGGATGTTGCAATTTCAAGTAACAAGAGTTGCTCTTCTAGGGGGCCTTTTGTTTATGGTTTTATAGATCTTTTCAGTGGATCTGGAGAGTCATGGAATTGGCCTATGGATATGGACAAAAACAGAGGTATAGTTTCTGCAGTACAGTCACATCTATCAGATGGTTCAAAACTGGGATATAATGTTCGAGAAAAGAAACTTGAGAAGAATCCAATGTCATTGGCAATGCAAGAAAAAAAGCAAGTTCTGTCACCTTTACCTGTTGCAAAATTGGATAACCTTAAAGAAGAAAGTGAAGATGACAGTAAGAGCATATCTACTGCTGATTCAAGCAATTTTTTAATGGAGGACTTGGGTAGAAATGGCATGAAAGGTGAGAAAGAG GATATTGTTCTTGAGGAAACAGAGGATGATGATGGTGATCTTGAAAGTGACCCTTGGGAGTCCTTATCTTCTGCATCCTTAGCTGATGATCGTGCATCAGAAGCCATTGAAAAAGATCTAATGATG GTTCATCTGCTTCGCCTTGCTTGTGCTTCTAAAGGACCATTAAATGATTCGCTGCCACAGATTATAACAGAGCTGTACAACCTAGGT ATGTTCTCAGAATGGGTGCGGGATTTAGCTTTTAAATCATCTTCAACATTCAATAAAACCTTTGATCACACTTTCTGTCAGCATATG GTTTCATCCAAAGTTTCTGCATTTTGGAAACCTGCTTCTGATTTGGGAGGGGAAAGTGCATCTCTCCCAAGCTCTCGATATCTCAATGACTTTGAGGAGCTACAATCCCTTG GCCATGGTGGTTTTGGCCATGTTGTATTgtgcaaaaataagctagatgGAAGACAGTATGCTGTGAAGAAAATTTGCCTTAAGGACAAAAACCTGCCTGTTAATGATCGAATCTTGAG GGAGGTAGCTACACTTTCCCGTTTACAGCATCAGCATGTTGTCCGTTACTATCAG GCATGGTTGGAAACAGGAGCTGCTAGTTCTTCTGGTGATACTGCATGGGGTTCAGGGACTGCAACAAGCTCCACCTTCAGTAAGGGCACAGGCTTGACTGATGTCCCTGTACAGGAGAACAAACTTGAGTCAACATATCTATATATTCAGATGGAATATTGCCCTAG GACTCTTCGTGAAGTCTTTGAATCGTATAATCATTTTGACAAGGAATTAGCGTGGCATTTGTTTCGCCAAATTGTGGAAGGCTTGGCACACATACATGGACAAGGAATTATCCATCGGGACTTAACTCCAAACAATATCTTTTTTGATGCCCGCAACGATATTAAAATCGGAGATTTTGGTCTTG CAAAATTCTTGAGGTTCGAGCAGGTGGACCAGGATGGTGGTTTCCCAATAGATACACCTGGAGTTTCAGTTGATGGTACTGGTCAAGTTGGTACCTATTTTTACACTGCACCTGAAATTGAGCAGGAATGGCCAAGGATTGATGAGAAG GTTGACATGTTCAGTTTAGGAGTTGTGTTCTTTGAGCTTTGGCATCCGTTTGGGACAGCAATGGAGAGAAACATTGTTTTATCTGATTTGAAACTGAAAGGAGAACTTCCTGCTGCATGGGTAGCTGATTTTCCAGAACAGGCATCATTATTACGATGCTTAATGTCTCAAAGTCCTTCTGGTCGCCCATCTGCCACGGAACTTTTGCAAAATGCTTTTCCTCCACGAATGGAATATGAGCTGTTGGATG ATATTCTACGTACAATGCAGACTTCCGAGGACACAAGTGTTTATGACAAAGTTGTGCATGCCATTTTTGATGAAGAAATGTTAGGGATGAAAAACAATCACCAGAATGCTGGTAGATTGAGAATGGTTCAACATGATACTTCTTCTATCCAGTTTGCAGATTTAGACACAGAACTTCGTGATTATGTTGCTGAAATCTCCAGGGAAGTGTTCAAACAGCATTGTGCTAAGCATCTTGAAATAATACCCATGTGCTTGCTGGATGATTGTCCACAGTTCTATAG GAATACTGTCAAACTTCTGACTCATGgaggagatatgcttgaactCTGTCATGAGCTGCGTCTACCATTTGTTAGTTGGATAGTAGCAAACCAG AAATTTTCATTCAAGCGATATGAGATATCATCTGTTTATAGAAGAGCAATTGGTCATTCACCTCCAAACCGCTATCTTCAG GGTGATTTTGACATTATTGGAGGTGCGTCAGCTTTGACAGAGGCAGAGGCTCTCAAG GTGACAATGGACATATTAACTCGATTTTTTAACTCAGAATTGTGTGATATTCATCTTAATCATGGGGACCTGCTTGAGGCAATTTGGTCTTGGGCAGGAATCAATGCAGAGCACCGACAGAAAGTAGCTGAG CTTCTCTCGATGATGGCTTCTTTGCGTCCTCAATCATCTGAATGGAAGTTAAAGTGGGTTGTGATAAGGCGTCAGCTTTTGCAG GAACTCAAGTTAGCAGAAGCTACCGTAAATAGATTGCAGACTGTTGGTTTAAGATTCTGTGGAGCTGCAGACCAGGCCCTTCCTCGATTGAGGGGAGCTTTACCAGCTG ATAAACCTACCCGCAAAGCGCTGGATGAGTTGTCAGACCTCTTTAGTTACTTGAGGGTCTGGAGGATTGaaaaacatgtttatataGATGCACTTATGCCACCAACTGAGAGCTATCATAGAGATTTGTTTTTTCAG ATATACTTAGGAAAGGAGAACCATCCTGGATCACTTACTGAAGGTGCATTGCTTGCTGTTGGTGGTCGCTATGACTATCTGCTTCATCAAATGTGGGATCATGAATAT AAAACGAATCCTCCAGGTACTGTTGGTACCAGCCTTGCACTTGAGACTATAATCCAGCATTGTCCTGTAGATTTCAAGCCTATTAG AAATGAAGCTACCACCAGCGTCCTTGTTTGTTCAAGAGGAGGAGGTGGTCTGTTAATTGAACGCATGGAACTTGTCGCTGAATTGTGGAAGGAGAATATCAAG GCTGAGCTTGTTCCTATACCTGATCCAAGCCTCACAGAGCAATATGAATATGCAAGTGAACATGAGATAAAATGTCTTGTTATCATAACAGACATGGGTGTATCTCAAACTGGCTTTGTTAAG GTTCGTCATCTTGATCTTAAGAAGGAGAAAGAGGTGCAGAGAAAAGATCTTGTCAGGTTTCTCTTGAATGCGATGGGGACACAATTTAGAAACCCTTTAGTTTGGAGCTAG